From a single Xiphophorus maculatus strain JP 163 A chromosome 5, X_maculatus-5.0-male, whole genome shotgun sequence genomic region:
- the LOC102224913 gene encoding ectonucleoside triphosphate diphosphohydrolase 7-like translates to MARITLSCLPASWYCSVSLLSLNCATKQRLLFLLLLFITSVLLLATYQRQLWGPQRRPGARVNKYLSLEESMEATDILNSALNYGIVVDCGSSGSRVFVYYWPPHNGNPHTLLDIRQMRDSGSKPVVKKIKPGISTLANTPSKASDYLEPLLSFAAAHVPKSKHKETPLYILCTAGMRLLPDSQQAAILEDLVMDVPLEFDFLFSRSHAEVISGKQEGVYAWIGINFVLGRFDHPDEEDATVEVTTGSENQPPISRRRTVGIMDMGGASLQIAYEVPGAITFSSPQEEEAGKSVLAEFNLGCDVEQTQHVYRVYVTTFLGFGGNMARQRYEDQLANSTISKNRFLTTETGLSEEKPYLDPCLPVSMSDTITRGNHTVYLRGRGDWSRCQEAVRPFLGLHNGTMSPQGIYQAPINFSNSEFYGFSEFFYCMEDVLRIGGQYNSDKYAQAAKEYCTTKWSTLKQRLDNQLFSQQADISRLKYQCFKSAWMYEVLHSGFRFPSDYASLKTAQLVYDKEVQWTLGAILFKTRFLPLRDLQQESLRQGHPGWLRPSFVYNHHLFSLCLLVVVLAILLYILRLRRIHQRELRQVEVLDLLWVEEGEALLP, encoded by the exons ATGGCAAG GATCACGCTGTCCTGCTTGCCAGCCTCCTGGTACTGCAGCGTGTCCTTGCTGTCTCTGAACTGTGCTACCAAGCAGAGGcttctcttcctgctgctgctgttcatcACCTCCGTTCTCCTGCTGGCGACCTACCAGAGGCAGCTGTGGGGCCCCCAGCGCCGGCCAGGGGCCCGAGTCAACAA GTACCTCTCCCTTGAAGAGTCCATGGAGGCCACTGATATCCTCAACTCTGCTCTGAATTATGGGATTGTGGTGGACTGCGGCAGCAGCGGGTCCAGGGTGTTTGTGTACTACTGGCCCCCACACAACGGGAACCCCCACACCCTGCTGGACATCAGGCAGATGAGGGACAGCGGCAGTAAACCTGTTGTCAAAAAGATTAAACCTG GTATTTCCACTCTGGCAAACACACCATCAAAAGCCAGTGACTACCTGGAGCCTCTCCTCAGCTTTGCTGCTGCTCACGTCccaaaaagcaaacataaaGAGACGCCGCTCTACATCCTCTGCACTGCTGGCATGCGGCTGCTGCCTGACAG CCAgcaggcggccatcttggaggaTCTAGTCATGGACGTTCCTCTGGAgtttgacttcctgttttcccGTTCACACGCTGAGGTCATCTCTGGGAAACAGGAAG GAGTGTACGCCTGGATTGGCATTAATTTTGTCCTTGGTCGTTTTGATCATCCTGATGAGG AGGATGCAACAGTTGAGGTGACAACTGGGTCGGAAAACCAGCCGCCAATCAGCAGGCGCCGAACAGTGGGCATCATGGATATGGGCGGAGCCTCGCTTCAGATCGCCTATGAGGTGCCCGGTGCCATCACCTTCAGCTCGCCACAAGAA GAGGAGGCAGGAAAGAGCGTTCTCGCTGAGTTTAACCTCGGCTGCGATGTTGAGCAAACGCAGCATGTTTACAGAGTTTATGTCACCACATTCCTGGGCTTCGGAGGCAACATGGCCAGGCAGCGCTACGAGGACCAGCTGGCCAACAGCACAATTTCCAAAAACAG GTTTCTGACCACAGAGACGGGCCTGAGTGAGGAGAAGCCCTACCTGGACCCCTGTCTTCCAGTTAGCATGTCTGATACCATCACCCGGGGCAACCACACCGTGTACCTGCGGGGCCGGGGGGACTGGAGTCGGTGTCAGGAGGCTGTACGACCCTTCCTGGGCCTCCACAACGGCACCATGTCTCCACAGGGGATCTACCAG GCTCCCATCAACTTCAGCAACAGTGAGTTTTACGGTTTCTCTGAGTTCTTCTACTGCATGGAGGACGTGCTGAGGATCGGCGGACAGTATAACAGCGACAAATATGCTCAGGCTGCAAAG gaGTACTGCACCACCAAGTGGTCAACCTTGAAACAGCGTCTCGACAATCAGCTTTTCTCCCAGCAGGCAGACATCAGCAGGCTGAA gtaTCAGTGCTTCAAGTCAGCCTGGATGTATGAAGTCCTGCACTCCGGTTTCCGTTTCCCCTCCGACTACGCCAGCCTGAAAACGGCGCAGCTCGTTTACGACAAGGAGGTGCAGTGGACTCTGGGGGCCATCTTGTTCAAGACGCGCTTCCTGCCTCTCAG GGATCTGCAGCAGGAGTCGCTGCGGCAGGGCCACCCCGGCTGGCTGCGGCCCTCTTTCGTCTACAACCACCACCTGTTCTCGCTCTGCCTCCTGGTGGTGGTTCTGGCCATCCTGCTCTACATCCTGCGCCTGCGGAGGATCCACCAACGGGAGCTGCGGCAGGTGGAGGTGCTGGATCTCCTCTGGGTCGAAGAGGGAGAGGCGCTGCTGCCCTGA